In Crinalium epipsammum PCC 9333, the following are encoded in one genomic region:
- the trxA gene encoding thioredoxin yields MSAAAQVTDSSFKQEVLESEIPVLVDFWAPWCGPCRMVAPVVEEIALQYDGQVKVVKLNTDENPNVASQYGIRSIPTLMIFKGGQRVDMVVGAVPKTTLSNTLEKYLN; encoded by the coding sequence ATGTCAGCAGCCGCACAAGTTACAGACTCATCATTTAAGCAAGAAGTACTTGAAAGTGAAATTCCCGTTTTAGTAGATTTTTGGGCTCCCTGGTGTGGTCCATGCAGAATGGTTGCACCTGTGGTGGAGGAAATCGCCCTGCAATACGATGGTCAGGTGAAGGTAGTCAAACTCAACACAGACGAAAATCCTAACGTTGCTAGTCAGTACGGTATCCGCAGTATTCCTACACTGATGATTTTCAAAGGTGGACAACGGGTTGATATGGTTGTGGGTGCTGTCCCCAAAACTACCTTGTCAAATACTTTGGAAAAGTACCTCAACTAA